One window of Mus caroli chromosome 11, CAROLI_EIJ_v1.1, whole genome shotgun sequence genomic DNA carries:
- the Pnpo gene encoding pyridoxine-5'-phosphate oxidase isoform X1 gives MTYGLLSVTVTFRRPAKWTGYLRHLCCRGAVMDLGPMRKSYRGDREVTRNELRLSGFMAFEEAHLTSLDPMKQFASWFDEAVQCPDIGEANAMCLATCTRDGKPSARMLLLKGFGKDGFRFFTNYESRKGKELDSNPFASLVFYWEPLNRQVRVEGPVKKLPEKEAENYFHSRPKSSQIGAVVSRQSSVIPDREYLRKKNEELGQLYQDQEVPKPEYWGGYILYPQVMEFWQGQTNRLHDRIVFRRGLATGDSPLGPMTHHGEEDWVYERLAP, from the exons ATGACGTACGGACTGCTGAGCGTCACTGTGACGTTCAGGAGACCTGCGAAGTGGACGGGCTACCTCCGTCACCTGTGCTGTCGGGGTGCAGTCATGGACCTGGGACCAATGCGCAAGAGTTACCGCGGGGACCGAGAG GTCACCAggaatgaactcaggttgtcaggtttcaTG GCATTCGAGGAGGCTCATCTGACCTCTCTGGATCCCATGAAGCAGTTTGCTTCCTGGTTCGACGAGGCTGTTCAGTGTCCGGACATAGGAGAAGCCAATGCTATGTGTCTGGCTACCTGCACCAG AGACGGAAAACCCTCTGCCCGGATGCTGCTGCTGAAGGGCTTTGGCAAAGACGGCTTCCGCTTCTTCACTAACTACGAGAGCCGGAAGGGAAAAGAGCTG gATTCTAACCCCTTTGCCTCTCTTGTCTTCTACTGGGAGCCCCTGAACCGTCAG GTGCGCGTGGAAGGCCCTGTGAAGAAACTCCCAGAGAAGGAGGCCGAGAACTACTTCCATTCCCGCCCCAAGAGCAGCCAGATTGGGGCTGTGGTCAGTCGCCAGAGTTCTGTGATCCCTGACCGGGAG TacctgagaaagaaaaatgaggaacTGGGGCAGCTCTACCAGGACCAAGAGGTACCCAAGCCAGAATACTG GGGTGGCTACATCCTGTACCCCCAAGTGATGGAGTTTTGGCAAGGCCAAACCAACCGCCTCCACGACCGTATTGTCTTCCGCCGAGGCCTGGCAACAGGAGACTCTCCTTTGGGACCCATGACCCACCATGGGGAGGAAGACTGGGTGTATGAGAGACTTGCACCTTAA
- the Pnpo gene encoding pyridoxine-5'-phosphate oxidase isoform X2 has product MTYGLLSVTVTFRRPAKWTGYLRHLCCRGAVMDLGPMRKSYRGDREAFEEAHLTSLDPMKQFASWFDEAVQCPDIGEANAMCLATCTRDGKPSARMLLLKGFGKDGFRFFTNYESRKGKELDSNPFASLVFYWEPLNRQVRVEGPVKKLPEKEAENYFHSRPKSSQIGAVVSRQSSVIPDREYLRKKNEELGQLYQDQEVPKPEYWGGYILYPQVMEFWQGQTNRLHDRIVFRRGLATGDSPLGPMTHHGEEDWVYERLAP; this is encoded by the exons ATGACGTACGGACTGCTGAGCGTCACTGTGACGTTCAGGAGACCTGCGAAGTGGACGGGCTACCTCCGTCACCTGTGCTGTCGGGGTGCAGTCATGGACCTGGGACCAATGCGCAAGAGTTACCGCGGGGACCGAGAG GCATTCGAGGAGGCTCATCTGACCTCTCTGGATCCCATGAAGCAGTTTGCTTCCTGGTTCGACGAGGCTGTTCAGTGTCCGGACATAGGAGAAGCCAATGCTATGTGTCTGGCTACCTGCACCAG AGACGGAAAACCCTCTGCCCGGATGCTGCTGCTGAAGGGCTTTGGCAAAGACGGCTTCCGCTTCTTCACTAACTACGAGAGCCGGAAGGGAAAAGAGCTG gATTCTAACCCCTTTGCCTCTCTTGTCTTCTACTGGGAGCCCCTGAACCGTCAG GTGCGCGTGGAAGGCCCTGTGAAGAAACTCCCAGAGAAGGAGGCCGAGAACTACTTCCATTCCCGCCCCAAGAGCAGCCAGATTGGGGCTGTGGTCAGTCGCCAGAGTTCTGTGATCCCTGACCGGGAG TacctgagaaagaaaaatgaggaacTGGGGCAGCTCTACCAGGACCAAGAGGTACCCAAGCCAGAATACTG GGGTGGCTACATCCTGTACCCCCAAGTGATGGAGTTTTGGCAAGGCCAAACCAACCGCCTCCACGACCGTATTGTCTTCCGCCGAGGCCTGGCAACAGGAGACTCTCCTTTGGGACCCATGACCCACCATGGGGAGGAAGACTGGGTGTATGAGAGACTTGCACCTTAA